One genomic segment of Microbacterium sp. BLY includes these proteins:
- a CDS encoding cytidine deaminase, giving the protein MTDIDWDELRQVAADAMTKAYAPYSRYRVGAAALVSDGRIVAGCNVENASYGVTLCAECALVGDLHMSGGGQLVAFVCVNNDGETIMPCGRCRQLLSEHAVPGMLLETVSGIRTIDEVLPDAFGPRALRQAQGPDGEGR; this is encoded by the coding sequence ATGACGGACATCGACTGGGACGAGCTGCGTCAGGTCGCCGCCGATGCCATGACCAAGGCGTACGCCCCGTACTCCCGCTACCGGGTGGGGGCGGCGGCGCTCGTGAGCGACGGGCGCATCGTCGCCGGCTGCAACGTCGAGAACGCCTCCTACGGCGTCACGCTGTGCGCCGAGTGCGCGCTCGTGGGCGACCTGCACATGTCGGGCGGCGGCCAGCTCGTCGCCTTCGTGTGCGTCAACAACGACGGCGAGACGATCATGCCGTGCGGACGGTGCCGGCAGCTGCTGTCCGAGCATGCCGTCCCCGGCATGCTGCTGGAGACGGTCTCCGGCATCCGCACGATCGACGAAGTACTGCCCGACGCGTTCGGGCCGCGGGCCCTTCGCCAGGCCCAGGGACCGGACGGAGAAGGACGATGA
- a CDS encoding thymidine phosphorylase has translation MSVEPFDAVDVIRAKRDGGVVPEPALRWMVDAYTRGYVSDAQMASFAMAIFQRGMERDEIRVLTDAMIASGERMSFATLGKKTVDKHSTGGVGDKITLPLAPLVASFGVAVPQLSGRGLGHTGGTLDKLESIPGWRAALSNEEMFAQMQGDVGAVICAAGSGLAPADEKLYALRDVTGTVEAIPLIASSIMSKKIAEGTDALVLDVKFGSGAFMQDIDRARELARTMVALGTDSGVATTALLTDMNVPLGRAIGNANEVRESVEILAGGGPADVRELTVALAREMLALAGQPDADVEAALDGGRAMDTWKAMIRAQDGDPDAALPTARETHVVTAPADGVVTRMDALPFGIAAWRLGAGRARAEDPVIFEAGIDLHAKPGDRVAAGQPLFTLSAADEARFPRAIEALEGAWELGDDAPAVGPIVRERITA, from the coding sequence ATGAGTGTGGAGCCGTTCGACGCGGTCGATGTGATCCGTGCCAAGCGCGACGGGGGTGTCGTTCCCGAGCCGGCGCTGCGCTGGATGGTAGACGCCTACACCCGCGGGTACGTGTCCGACGCGCAGATGGCCTCGTTCGCGATGGCGATCTTCCAGCGTGGCATGGAGCGGGACGAGATCCGTGTGCTCACCGATGCGATGATCGCGTCCGGAGAGCGGATGAGCTTCGCGACCCTCGGCAAGAAGACCGTCGACAAGCACTCGACGGGCGGCGTCGGCGACAAGATCACGCTTCCGCTGGCTCCGCTGGTGGCCTCGTTCGGGGTGGCGGTGCCGCAGCTCAGCGGCCGCGGCCTGGGCCACACCGGTGGCACGCTCGACAAGCTGGAGTCGATCCCCGGCTGGCGCGCGGCGCTCAGCAACGAGGAGATGTTCGCCCAGATGCAGGGCGACGTCGGTGCCGTCATCTGCGCCGCCGGTTCCGGGCTCGCGCCCGCCGACGAGAAGCTGTACGCCCTGCGGGACGTGACGGGCACGGTGGAGGCCATCCCGCTGATCGCGTCCAGCATCATGTCGAAGAAGATCGCGGAGGGAACGGATGCGCTCGTCCTCGACGTGAAGTTCGGCTCCGGGGCCTTCATGCAGGACATCGATCGTGCTCGGGAGCTCGCCCGCACGATGGTCGCGCTCGGCACCGACTCCGGTGTCGCCACCACCGCGCTGCTGACGGACATGAACGTCCCGCTCGGGCGGGCGATCGGCAACGCGAACGAGGTCCGCGAGTCGGTGGAGATCCTCGCCGGCGGGGGACCAGCCGATGTCCGCGAGCTGACCGTCGCGCTCGCCAGGGAGATGCTCGCGCTGGCCGGGCAGCCCGACGCGGACGTGGAGGCGGCGCTCGACGGCGGCCGCGCGATGGACACCTGGAAGGCGATGATCCGCGCGCAGGACGGCGACCCCGATGCGGCCCTGCCGACCGCACGCGAGACGCACGTCGTCACCGCCCCCGCCGACGGCGTCGTGACCCGCATGGATGCGCTGCCCTTCGGGATCGCGGCGTGGCGCCTGGGCGCGGGCCGCGCCCGCGCCGAGGATCCCGTGATCTTCGAGGCGGGCATCGACCTGCACGCCAAGCCCGGCGACCGCGTGGCAGCGGGACAGCCGCTCTTCACGTTGTCGGCCGCCGACGAGGCGCGGTTCCCGCGGGCCATCGAGGCGCTGGAGGGTGCCTGGGAACTCGGCGACGACGCCCCCGCCGTGGGGCCGATCGTCCGGGAGCGCATCACGGCGTGA
- a CDS encoding adenosine deaminase has product MSIDANGDVAIQGVSLRSLPKVSLHDHLDGAVRPATIIELADAIGLDVPASDPAALTSWFAKKSDSGSLVEYLKTFDLTTAVMQTREGLTRVAREFVQDLAADGVIYGEVRWAPEQHQGRGLSLAEAVEAVQQGIEEGEDAADRSGRSIRVGQLLTAMRHTDRAQEIAELAVDFRGRGAVGFDIAGPEDGFLPSNHRAAFDYLAENFFPVTVHAGEAAGLASIRSALLDGRALRLGHGVRIAEDLEIVTQEGDEVQVRFGDLARWVRDREIPLELSPSSNLQTGAVAAWGNTLADHPFDLLYQLGFAVTVNVDNRTMSGTSLTRELALLVQTFEYDLDDLEAFQFNAAAAAFLPVEEREELVEMIAEGFDA; this is encoded by the coding sequence ATGTCGATCGATGCGAACGGCGACGTCGCCATCCAGGGCGTCTCCCTGCGGAGCCTGCCGAAGGTGTCGCTGCACGACCACCTGGACGGTGCCGTGCGCCCGGCCACGATCATCGAACTCGCCGACGCGATCGGCCTCGACGTCCCCGCCTCCGACCCGGCGGCGCTCACGTCCTGGTTCGCGAAGAAGAGCGACTCGGGTTCTCTGGTGGAGTACCTGAAGACGTTCGACCTCACCACCGCCGTCATGCAGACGCGCGAGGGCCTGACCAGGGTCGCGCGGGAGTTCGTACAGGACCTCGCCGCCGACGGCGTCATCTACGGGGAGGTTCGCTGGGCGCCGGAGCAGCACCAGGGCCGCGGTCTCTCGCTGGCGGAGGCGGTCGAGGCCGTGCAGCAGGGGATCGAAGAGGGCGAGGATGCGGCGGACCGGAGCGGTCGCAGCATCCGCGTGGGCCAGCTCCTCACGGCGATGCGACACACGGATCGCGCGCAGGAGATCGCCGAGCTCGCGGTCGACTTCCGAGGGCGCGGTGCGGTCGGCTTCGACATCGCCGGCCCCGAGGACGGCTTCCTGCCGTCGAACCACCGGGCGGCCTTCGACTACCTCGCCGAGAACTTCTTCCCGGTCACCGTGCACGCGGGAGAGGCGGCGGGACTCGCGTCGATCCGTTCGGCGCTGCTCGACGGCCGTGCACTCCGGCTCGGACACGGCGTCCGCATCGCCGAGGACCTCGAGATCGTCACCCAGGAAGGCGACGAGGTGCAGGTGCGCTTCGGCGACCTCGCCCGGTGGGTCCGGGATCGCGAGATCCCTCTGGAGCTCTCGCCCTCGTCCAATCTGCAGACGGGGGCGGTCGCCGCGTGGGGCAACACCCTGGCCGACCATCCGTTCGACCTGCTGTACCAGCTCGGTTTCGCCGTGACGGTGAACGTCGACAACCGCACCATGAGCGGGACCTCGCTGACGCGGGAGCTGGCGTTGCTGGTGCAGACCTTCGAGTACGACCTCGACGACCTCGAAGCCTTCCAGTTCAACGCGGCCGCGGCTGCCTTCCTCCCCGTAGAGGAGCGTGAAGAGCTCGTGGAGATGATCGCCGAGGGATTCGACGCCTGA